The following proteins are co-located in the Silene latifolia isolate original U9 population chromosome 1, ASM4854445v1, whole genome shotgun sequence genome:
- the LOC141592431 gene encoding 2'-deoxymugineic-acid 2'-dioxygenase-like, translating to MGLERSRILGEVYQAARGGIFQVTNHSIPVDVMRNAMTESTRFFELPEEQINAYMALVENEPEHWLYTSSMMNRLGGESNHFWRDALTLNCDGPRPTRAWPSQPPNFRRAVWEFASEVRVLQERILDLMIEGLGPERNYFGSRNYNGLCFIVVNRYPRCPEPTLAIGMPPHGDSNLLTISIPTNGLQIWQDREFKYVVPSSNALPVTVGRQLEIVTGIDAPGHRVVVNSQSAQTSLSFFAMPTPACEVTQAPNIPRESRYIDGVPFCEFIVRVLPSQFIRSSRSCVNDNFCIWSPFVPMSLSLEYEKKACVVDNVNFQSYYVMFPNVIKLLVATTYNSPD from the exons ATGGGTCTGGAGCGTTCAAGAATACTCGGCGAGGTCTATCAAGCTGCAAGAGGTGGCATATTTCAA GTTACAAACCATTCTATACCCGTGGATGTCATGAGGAACGCCATGACAGAATCGACAAGGTTCTTTGAGTTACCAGAAGAACAAATCAATGCGTATATGGCACTGGTTGAAAATGAACCTGAACATTGGTTGTATACCAGCAGCATGATGAATCGTCTTGGAGGTGAAAGTAATCACTTTTGGAGGGATGCCCTTACTCTTAACTGCGACGGTCCACGACCAACACGAGCTTGGCCCTCTCAGCCTCCCAATTTCAG GCGTGCTGTTTGGGAATTCGCTTCAGAGGTTAGAGTACTTCAAGAGAGGATACTAGACCTTATGATTGAAGGTCTTGGCCCGGAACGAAACTATTTTGGGAGCAGAAATTATAATGGTTTGTGCTTTATTGTGGTAAACAGATATCCACGATGCCCAGAACCGACCTTGGCAATTGGAATGCCTCCCCACGGGGACTCGAACCTTCTGACAATCTCAATACCCACCAATGGGCTCCAAATTTGGCAAGACAGGGAATTTAAATATGTGGTGCCTTCTAGTAACGCTCTACCGGTTACAGTGGGACGTCAATTGGAGATCGTGACTGGAATAGACGCGCCCGGGCATCGGGTGGTGGTAAATTCCCAATCTGCTCAGACAAGTCTGTCATTTTTCGCAATGCCGACGCCTGCATGTGAAGTGACACAAGCGCCCAACATTCCAAGGGAAAGTCGTTACATAGATGGGGTCCCGTTTTGCGAGTTTATTGTAAG GGTCCTTCCTTCTCAATTCATTCGTTCGTCAAGGTCGTGTGTTAACGACAACTTTTGTATTTGGTCTCCCTTTGTCCCTATGAGTCTGTCACTTGAATACGAGAAAAAAGCCTGTGTTGTGGATAATGTTAATTTCCAATCTTATTATGTGATGTTCCCAAATGTAATTAAGCTGCTTGTTGCTACGACCTATAATTCACCTGATTGA